The DNA segment CAGTGGCACAGCCTTCAGGTCTCAGATATCTATTTGGAACTTGGTCTGGGCGACTTTTACTGGTCAATTTCGCCTTTTTCGGACTGATCTGTTGGCTAAGTGGCAGCATATTTTTCCCTGATATGGACACTTTGCTACGGTTAGGGGCTAAAGATCCGGTCCTCCTGGCCGAGGGCCAGTACTGGCGACTGCTAACCCCCATGTTCCTTCATGTCGGAATAGTACATTTCGGTTTCAATAGTTACTTTTTATATATCGTCGGTTATCAGATCGAGCGTTTGCTAGGTGCTCAGTGGTTCATGCTGGTTTATCTCCTGGCTGGTCTCGGGGGCAATATTGCCAGCGCGGCTTTCAGTGTCAATATGAGTGCAGGCGCCTCTAGCGCCCTGTTTGGCCTTCTTGGTGCAGGATTCCTGCTAGAGAGAACCGTTGGCTCGCGCATCAAACAACTAACTGGACGCCGACCCAAAAATCGGGCCTACGCTATGACCCTCGTCATAAACCTCGGCCTAGGGCTACTTATCCCGTTCATAGATAATTCCGCACATTTAGGTGGTCTGATTACTGGATGTCTACTGACCGCAGCGATGATCAACCTGAGGCCAAATTCGCTACACAAATTAAATCGGGTGACGGGTTCTCTACTAGTGCTGACAATTTTAGCCCTATTCGCGATTGGCGCTCAGATGGCAACCAGCGTAACTCTCATCCATCGTCGCCTTGTTTCTGCAGCGGAAACAGCATCTACTGAGGGTGATAAAATATACCGCTACAGCCAGGCCATCACCTTGGAGCCCTCCGATTGGGAGTCTCGATTGAAAAGGGCACGTCTTTATATAAACCAGGGTGCGATGAATTATGCCTTCGGTGATTTACGCGCCGTCTTAGGTCTGGGGCAGCAGTATCAGGATGCTATTAAGGCTTTTGCCGCCGAATTGGATCAAAGCGGCTATACGAATCAGGCGTGGGAGGTTAGGCAAATGCTTTCCCATGCTGATGTAAACTAAACCTAGGCGATATCTAAAAACCTATCCGCGATCGGGGCGTCGTAATGGCGCCTCAGTAGAGTTTGTAGACTGTCCGTTAATAGCTCCGTGCGTCTGAGGTGCTGATACCAAAATCGAGCTGCAAACTTCGACGCCTCCCAATAGTGTTCCTGACCCTCAGCGATGATTCGACTTTGGTCAAACAGTTTATTCACCAGGGGACGTAAATGACTATCACCAACCTGATTTAGAAGGAAAGTTGCTGCAACGATAACTTTATCAATCTCGGCCTGGAACTCGAGCTCAAGCCTTGAAACAGAGCGACCTACCATGGTGCGATTCGCGATCAGATGAAAATGACTTACCTCCTCTACGATTACGCAGAATTCGTCGAGGTTAGTATCCGTCAAATTTGCCAGGGGATCCTGCATGCGCAAGGGATGACAAATGGAATCGCTCAGGTGGATTCCAATGTAAATTTCATCGCTGCCGAGGTCTGAAGCCACATAAACGCTCCCCCTAGCGGCAGGATGATCCAGACGAAGCAGCTCACCCTTTATTGCAGCCTCGACCCAGCCGTCTGAAATCACGTGGTGAGAGGCCCGAGCCAAAGGTAAGAATCCGTAGTATTTACTGAGTTCGATCTCTATCTGATCGACAATCCTTCCGATCGCCGCGTCACCATTCATTGACGTTCTCGGAAAGGAGTTTGTATGGGGGTGATCCCCACATCTCGCAGCATTCTCAACAGACGATCTGAATTCTTTCGCGTCCATCTGTCGTAAACCGCCAATATATCTATTGGCTTAGCGGACCCTGGCGTCTCAGACACTTCTGCCACCACCTCGACTAAATCACCGAATTTATCGGCCAAGTCTTCGTAGATACAAGAGAAATGTTCCTCGCCATGGCGCTCCCGCATGAGACTAGCAACGTTTGTGTAAGCAGATGACCCGAGGGAGATATAGTAATTTAAATCAAAGGCCTTACGATTGAAATAATCCTGAAAAAACCCTGCCATATAGAGACTGCTGTCCCCAAGGTACTTATATATGCGAGCCCGGTGGGCAGGAGGTGCTTCTAGGGCTTCTTTCACCATAATGGCCAATGGGGTATCGAATGCATCCAATTCTCCAGTGCTAGTTGAGAGCTTGTTTGGAGCAATGAACTCGCAAAGTAAGTTGACTACGTAGAATTCGATATGATCGCTAAGATCGACGCGTTGTTTTGCGACTACCGCGGAAACTCTTTCGCGGAAGAACTCTTGCGCGTTTATCGTTAGCTCCAATTGCCGCTCGCCCATGCCCCCTCCCTCACGCCTTAAGGCGCGAAGCCTTAACAAAACACTATTTAGTTTATATTCTCCCCTTAATTGGCCGGCCAGTCAACAGCTACACCCAAACCGTCATTTCGTGTATCGGCAGATCCGATTAGGTACTTTAGGAAAAAAACTTAGACATTCCTTAGAGCAAATAATAAGAAGGATTGGATGGTTACACGATCCTGCGGTGGATACGGTATTGGAGCACCATGGTAGGACAACGTGAAGACAAAAATCTGCGGTCTGACGGAACCACTTCAGGGGATAAGCTTGGTCTTGAAGAAATCGTCCATCTTGCGAACAAGATCGGGCTGGAATTCGCACATGCTAAGCGTGAGGCTGAGCGTCTTGAGCTGCTAAAGCCCACAGTCCGCGCTAGGATTGCCATCAGACTCGACAACGGGGAGATCAGTGAGGTCAAACTCAAAAGACTTACTGAAACTGACCCCGAATATATCGAATTCTTAGACAAGCTAGTCAACGCTAAAGGTGAATCCGAACGACTCCGAATCCGTTACGAATCGTATAAAAATCTTTTCGAAGCTAAACGCAGTCTCCTGAGTTACCAAAAAGCCGAGATGAAACTAATTTAGCGCGGCATTGTTTTTGCCTTACCTTGAAGCGTTGATACGCGCTGCTTGACTTCATTCAA comes from the Deltaproteobacteria bacterium genome and includes:
- a CDS encoding rhomboid family intramembrane serine protease, which produces MVDQDSIEESPVLPAVAQPSGLRYLFGTWSGRLLLVNFAFFGLICWLSGSIFFPDMDTLLRLGAKDPVLLAEGQYWRLLTPMFLHVGIVHFGFNSYFLYIVGYQIERLLGAQWFMLVYLLAGLGGNIASAAFSVNMSAGASSALFGLLGAGFLLERTVGSRIKQLTGRRPKNRAYAMTLVINLGLGLLIPFIDNSAHLGGLITGCLLTAAMINLRPNSLHKLNRVTGSLLVLTILALFAIGAQMATSVTLIHRRLVSAAETASTEGDKIYRYSQAITLEPSDWESRLKRARLYINQGAMNYAFGDLRAVLGLGQQYQDAIKAFAAELDQSGYTNQAWEVRQMLSHADVN